The Solanum lycopersicum chromosome 9, SLM_r2.1 genome window below encodes:
- the LOC138338472 gene encoding uncharacterized protein, protein MITRRNNARRVGEENLNEAIPPHAPQNPQVPIEEGDMSNVEIRSSIHSFNQVLATQVVRDAMVQVKPNTNITTSRIRDFTRMNPPTFYGIKVDKDPQGFIDELFQVLDSMGISGLVVTECRSAVLIPNMDISRLMVHAEQIKEQKLKQVGRDLKKVRTEERNSSNNRFEVQDKPRFKRRFSNQEPPNAPRKHDGKCLVGTGDFYGCGKSGHMNRDGPMMNTQGRESSEAYVSAPNLDDPKKNRFYDLQTRTDQRAHRTWSLI, encoded by the exons ATGATTACAAGGAGGAACAATGCTCGAAGGGTAGGAGAGGAGAATTTGAATGAGGCAATTCCCCCTCATgctcctcaaaaccctcaagttcctattgaaGAAGGGGATATGTCTAATGTTGAGATAAGGTCGTCCATTCATAGCTTCAATCAAGTGTTGGCTACTCAAGTTGTTAGAGATGCAATGGTGCAAGTGAAACCCAATACTAATATCACCACTTCAAGGAttagggatttcacaaggatgaatccccctactttctatggtATTAAGGTGGATAAGGACCCACAAGGGTTCATAGATGAATTGTTCCAAGTTCTTGATTCAATGG GGATATCCGGTCTTGTGGTTACTGAATGTAGGTCAGCTGTGTTAATTCCTAACATGGACATCtctcgtctcatggttcatgctgaACAAATTAAGGAGCAAAAGCTTAAGCAAGTTGGTAGGGATTTGAAGAAGGTGAGAACCGAAGAGAGGAATTCTTCTAACAATAGGTTTGAGGTTCAAGACAAACCACGATTCAAAAGGAGGTTTTCCAACCAAGAACCTCCTAATGCTCCAAG GAAGCATGATGGTAAGTGCCTAGTTGGCACGGGTGATTtctatggttgtggtaagagtggtcACATGAATAGAGATGGACCTATGATGAATACTCAAGGAAGGGAAAGTTCTGAAGCTTATGTAAGTGCCCCAAATTTGGATGA